In Enterobacter pseudoroggenkampii, the following proteins share a genomic window:
- a CDS encoding DUF1488 domain-containing protein has product MNQAIHFPDRESWDESKQAVCFPVLVQGMQLTCAIHGETLLRRFGGSNPIAVFCENRWDLEEEASDLIREQQEDDQGWVWLS; this is encoded by the coding sequence GTGAACCAGGCTATTCATTTCCCGGACAGAGAGAGCTGGGATGAGAGTAAACAAGCGGTTTGTTTTCCGGTGCTGGTGCAGGGTATGCAACTTACTTGTGCCATTCATGGGGAAACGCTGCTGCGTCGTTTTGGCGGTTCAAACCCGATAGCGGTATTTTGCGAAAATCGCTGGGATCTGGAAGAGGAAGCCAGCGATTTAATCCGCGAACAGCAGGAAGACGATCAGGGCTGGGTTTGGTTGTCCTGA